The Diadema setosum chromosome 1, eeDiaSeto1, whole genome shotgun sequence genome has a window encoding:
- the LOC140226541 gene encoding uncharacterized protein, protein MKDQFLEGRLYVGDLNHDTTKEDIQREFGKYGRLVDVWMARSPPGFAFVEYESLAEAETALRELNGRTLLGSRIKVEPSRAQNGRGGRGGGGRGGGRGGGGRRDGGRPPSGGGGGRYGAPRSPRGSYRDYSSDYGRGSGGGYASGDYGRGGGYRDDNRGSRYNDSYSYGETAYRSRSPVRRRSPGFGGPPTGPRGRDYGGRDYGGGRDVGGRDYVRREQRRDYDRDPRDYPVAPPPSYSSGRMERSQYDRGPDRGYDRNFDHGYDRPRRSPPRR, encoded by the exons ATGAAGG ACCAATTTCTAGAAGGCAGACTTTATGTCGGCGACCTCAATCATGACACCACCAAGGAAGACATACAAAGAGAATTCGGTAAATATGGCCGTCTTGTAGATGTGTGGATGGCTCGCAGCCCACCAGGCTTCGCTTTCGTAGAGTATGAGTCTTTGGCAGAAGCGGAGACAGCACTGCGAGAGCTTAATGGTCGCACTCTCCTCGGAAGTCGTATTAAAGTGGAGCCATCTCGTGCCCAGAATGGTCGTGGTGGGCGCGGAGGTGGTGGAAGAGGTGGtggtagaggaggaggagggagacgCGATGGCGGACGACCACCCAGCggtggagggggaggaagaTACGGAGCACCACGGTCACCGCGGGGTTCTTATCGCGACTATTCTAGCGATTATGGCCGTGGCAGCGGTGGTGGCTACGCATCTGGTGACTATGGTCGCGGTGGTGGCTACAGAGATGACAACAGGGGTTCGAGATATAACGATTCATACAGTTACGGAGAGACAGCGTATCGCAGCAGATCACCAGTTCGTCGCAG GAGCCCTGGTTTTGGTGGACCCCCTACCGGACCAAGAGGTCGCGATTATGGTGGCAGGGATTATGGGGGTGGGCGTGACGTAGGTGGTCGTGATTACGTGCGCCGTGAACAAAGAAGAGACTATGATCGAGACCCAAGGGACTACCCTGTTGCGCCCCCACCTAG CTATAGCAGTGGACGTATGGAGCGCTCGCAGTATGACCGAGGACCAGACAGAGGATATGACCGAAACTTTGACCACGGATACGACCGACCCAGACGCAGTCCACCGCGACGATAA